In Streptomyces canus, one DNA window encodes the following:
- a CDS encoding CaiB/BaiF CoA transferase family protein: MRPLEGYSVVELGMWVAAPAAATMLADWGADVIKVEAPTGDPNRYTLKHVGQDIDSAPPFETDNRGKRGIVLDLRSQEGRDVLERLLERADVFVTNLRPGALERLGLAPDDLRERHSQLVVGTLTGYGWTGAERDRAGYDVSAFWARPGIAAMLNPAGEPPPGIRPGLGDRTAAANLVAGVLAALLRRERTGEGGVVDVSLLRSGTYANGNDLALQNYFGKRGRTRHRTEHESPLYNSYRAADDRWFWLVGLEGNRHWPGVVKALGREDLATDERFATGKARRGHVRELIAEFDEEFAKRPLDEWAERFDAEGVWWAPVQTLAEVAADPQAEAVGAFVEQPGMGDAPPLRTVATPVAFWGVDEKPRGGAPTLGEHTDEVLRELN, from the coding sequence GTGCGGCCACTGGAGGGCTATTCCGTGGTCGAGCTGGGCATGTGGGTGGCGGCACCGGCCGCGGCCACCATGCTCGCCGACTGGGGCGCGGACGTGATCAAGGTGGAGGCGCCGACCGGCGACCCCAACCGGTACACGCTCAAGCACGTCGGGCAGGACATCGACAGCGCTCCCCCGTTCGAGACCGACAACCGCGGCAAGCGCGGGATCGTCCTCGACCTGCGCTCGCAGGAGGGCAGGGACGTACTGGAGCGGCTGCTGGAACGCGCCGACGTGTTCGTCACCAACCTCCGCCCGGGCGCTCTGGAGAGGCTGGGCCTGGCGCCGGACGATCTGAGGGAACGTCATTCTCAGCTGGTCGTCGGCACGTTGACGGGCTACGGCTGGACGGGCGCCGAGCGCGACCGCGCCGGGTACGACGTCTCGGCGTTCTGGGCCCGCCCCGGCATCGCCGCCATGCTCAACCCGGCCGGGGAGCCACCGCCCGGCATCCGGCCCGGCCTCGGCGACCGTACGGCCGCGGCCAACCTGGTCGCCGGAGTGCTGGCCGCGCTGCTGCGCCGCGAACGCACCGGCGAGGGCGGCGTGGTGGACGTATCGCTGCTGCGGTCCGGCACCTACGCCAACGGAAACGACCTCGCCCTGCAGAACTACTTCGGCAAGCGCGGCCGTACCCGGCATCGCACCGAGCACGAGTCGCCGCTCTACAACTCCTACCGGGCCGCCGACGACCGCTGGTTCTGGCTGGTCGGTCTGGAGGGCAACCGGCACTGGCCCGGTGTCGTCAAGGCACTCGGCCGCGAGGACCTGGCGACGGACGAGCGGTTCGCGACCGGCAAGGCCCGGCGCGGGCACGTACGCGAGCTGATCGCCGAGTTCGACGAGGAGTTCGCCAAGCGGCCCCTGGACGAGTGGGCCGAGCGCTTCGACGCCGAGGGCGTGTGGTGGGCGCCCGTGCAGACCCTGGCGGAGGTGGCGGCCGATCCGCAGGCGGAGGCGGTCGGGGCGTTCGTCGAACAGCCGGGCATGGGGGACGCCCCGCCGCTGCGGACGGTGGCGACCCCCGTCGCCTTCTGGGGCGTCGACGAGAAACCGCGTGGCGGCGCGCCGACGCTCGGCGAGCACACCGACGAAGTGCTCCGCGAAC